TGTCATGTGTCAGTGTTTATGATGCTGAAATCTCAATGATAGCATTAAGCACAAATGAAAGGGTTTTCCAAAGCTAACAGCAATCTCAGAAGATTCTTCGGATTCCTCAGATTCTGAAGAGGAGCGCCTATCCTGCCGTAGGCGACGACGTGACAGTGAATTAAGTAATTCGTTAGAATTGTGGAGATTTTGGtagttgtttttggtttttctcttcgatATAAAAcgattcatttattctttgtaCTACATAATTTATGGTATCATTCAGTCTGTTCAGTATGTCGATGCGATGTGCTCTAGCCAGTTCTCCTGCGACCTCGAGGGCGttttctaaaactttttttcggtGATAGTGTGGATGGAAAACGGTTCGTGCGTGATTAGTTTCGTTGATTGTGGAGAtttttgtagttgtttttggtttttctcttcgatATAAAAcgattcatttattctttgtaCTACATAATTTATGGTATCATTCAGTCTGTTCAGTATGTCGATGCGATGTGCTCTAGCCAGTTCTCCTGCGACCTCAGAGAGCAGCGCTTTCatctaaaactttttttttcggatgatAGTAGTGGATGGAAAAACAGCAAAGTTCAACGCACTCCAACAGTTTTCTGGAGAACCTCTCTGAGATCATCTTGACTTCTAACATCCTTTGGCCTACATTTTCAATGTATAAAATATCATTAGATCCTACCTAAAGAGCACTTTCGCGACGTGTAGCAGTGATCGGAGAGGTGTTGCCTCAAGGGTTTGACGAAGTCTGTTTGTCGCCGAAGTTTCACCAGCATCATAGCGGTTCCGCAGGGGTCAAAACATACGACAACCTAAAAACTGAAGTGATGGCGCCTTATTGTTGCCACAGAAATTCTAAAGGTCACCTGCTTCTTCGAATGTTGCCACTACGTGAGCGTGAATGCATGACACTCCTGACTGATACTCCCAGGACAACTGCATTATGCCTGATATGCGCAGACGCCACAACGTTCAAAGTGAGAACTAATCTTGAGTTAATATGTACATAAACAAATAGTGTTCTCGTTCTCATTGGCTGCAGCTTACTTCTTCGGTACAGCCATAAGGCGAATGGTTGACAGTCACTTCATACACAACTCCATTGCGACATCTGGAGGCCAAATGATTGAGGTTTTCTGATTCGTTCATGATTGAAGTCTAAACCAGACTCAGATTTTATTTCCAGTAGAGCGCACTGCACGAAAAGGATACGGGTGCCTCTTTCAATTTCATCAGTGCGTCTTTGTATGTTTTTCTTGTGTCGCCAGAGCATATCGGAACCACGTCGCACGCACTAAATGGAGCTTGTGGTCGTGAAACTAGCAGGATTTCTTGTGCTGTTGAACGctattagcgcagaaatgagCCGTAGATCATGATCACGCGAAACCTAGCAACTCATAAGTCATACTATACATTCTGCTGTTTTGCTTATTGCGGAAGATACTATGCTTCAACTCATTGTGCCAAGACTCGTGGCTGTGAGCTCTGCGGGCAGCTTGAGAAATGTTTGCTTTCACAGATAAGTACTGTCGACCACAATAAAAAATCAGATAACAACTACTAGTACAACTTGATAACAACTCCAGGCCCTGAAGAGGACCGTTGGATCACGACGGAGAGTCCCAAAGGTTCTCATAGGTCCTAGAGTGGTATATCAAGTTGTACTAGTAGTTGTTACCTGATTTTTTATTGTGGTCGACAGTACTTATCTGTGAACATGCGAAACCTCACATGAGTCTAAAAAGCAGGTCAGAACAGCAAACATATTCCAGAAACCACATAAGAAATCATATATGAGGATGTAGGACGTCgttatttttccactttgcTGTGAAGTCCTATGCATGAGCACTGCACACAATGCGCATTTTACTCGACGCCTAAATGTGGGGCTGTTGTGAGTCCAACCTTCCTAACTCCATCTTGTCGCGAGGATTACCATTTCACAGTCTTGATGTTTGAGTATTTAGGAATTCTTAGGGGTTTGAGGCGATTTAGTTCTTTAGATGGGTGCACCTAGAGAAGAACTTAATTCTAAGAAGAAGCGGCGAATTAAAAAGATTTCGAAagcgaaaaagttgaaaagggAAGACAATGAGAAGGAGTTGGAGTCAGTGGTTTCCAGATACAAGGATTTGACCAAA
The Necator americanus strain Aroian chromosome I, whole genome shotgun sequence genome window above contains:
- a CDS encoding hypothetical protein (NECATOR_CHRI.G2820.T1), giving the protein MNESENLNHLASRCRNGVVYEVTVNHSPYGCTEEVVVCFDPCGTAMMLVKLRRQTDFVKPLRQHLSDHCYTSRKCSLDESAAL
- a CDS encoding hypothetical protein (NECATOR_CHRI.G2820.T2), with the translated sequence MAVPKKLVLTLNVVASAHIRHNAVVLGVSVRSVMHSRSRSGNIRRSRLSQHLSDHCYTSRKCSLDESAAL